In one Dermacentor albipictus isolate Rhodes 1998 colony chromosome 4, USDA_Dalb.pri_finalv2, whole genome shotgun sequence genomic region, the following are encoded:
- the LOC135908618 gene encoding leucine-rich repeat and transmembrane domain-containing protein 2-like, whose translation MPVNGLVRGLLFAVAAASSFQLDVTAASVAPRCENTSRPMQAVYTCVGFTSTRHFAEHLEGSLLTDSPLSFVLSDCEVPELPANAFADIPVHVLELSNVTVKSFGSSADGLLVGDVEETLEKLVFRDRSSLPASWSSLKNLKRLKVLRFFNMAALQLTSDYNALAGSLTVVEVIQSSIARIDEDWLARVTGLESLVIRDCDLKQFQRSMLPRPAPNLWNLDLIGNNLTSLPDDFGEDYPALKFLDLGSNYLTTVSRASLAPLLDAPLEAVELGGNPLVCDCSVEHLRAFPAGLLSADCRAPEALRRRSVHDLTDEDLRCAA comes from the exons ATGCCAGTGAACGGACTGGTCCGCGGCCTTTTGTTTGCCGTCGCCGCCGCTTCGTCCTTCCAGCTGGACGTGACGGCGGCATCGGTAGCCCCGCGCTGTGAGAACACCAGCCGTCCCATGCAGGCTGTCTACACGTGTGTCGGCTTCACCTCAACGCGGCACTTTGCAGAGCACCTCGAGGGCTCCCTGCTCACCGATAGTCcgctttccttcgttctttccgACTGCGAGGTCCCAGAACTTCCGGCCAATGCCTTCGCCGACATTCCCGTCCACGTACTGGAACTTAGCAACGTCACGGTGAAGTCCTTCGGATCCTCTGCCGACGGCCTTCTTGTGGGAGATGTCGAAGAAACGCTGGAAAAGCTCGTCTTCCGCGACCGCAGTAGCCTTCCCGCGTCCTGGTCGTCGCTCAAGAACTTGAAGAGGCTGAAGGTACTGAGGTTCTTCAACATGGCCGCACTGCAGTTGACGTCAGATTACAATGCACTCGCCGGCAGTTTGACCGTCGTGGAAGTCATTCAGTCTAGCATAGCGCGAATCGACGAAGATTGGCTCGCGCGGGTAACCGGCCTGGAGTCACTAGTGATTCGAGATTGCGACCTCAAGCAGTTTCAGCGGTCCATGTTGCCCAGGCCAGCGCCAAACCTCTGGAACTTGGACCTAAT TGGGAACAACTTGACGTCACTGCCCGACGACTTTGGCGAAGACTACCCGGCCCTGAAGTTCTTGGATTTGGGCAGCAATTATCTGACGACTGTTAGCAGGGCCAGCCTGGCGCCACTTCTGGACGCGCCCCTCGAAGCCGTCGAGCTCGGCG GCAATCCCCTGGTGTGCGACTGTTCGGTGGAGCACCTGCGTGCCTTCCCGGCCGGCTTGCTGAGTGCGGACTGCCGGGCGCCCGAGGCACTCAGGCGGAGGAGCGTGCACGATCTCACCGACGAAGACCTGCGATGCGCCGCTTGA